The Macaca fascicularis isolate 582-1 chromosome 13, T2T-MFA8v1.1 sequence ATAACTTTTTCCACTTCAAGGAAAACATCTCATCATTTCTTTGCTCGTCATACAATTCAGTATATTCGAATTGCATTTTACAAGTCTCCAAGAGTGGTGATGTTTTGCCGATGCATCCTCTCTACACCTCGAGGGGCAGCATCCACTGCCCACATGAGGGACAGGCCTGTCACTGCCTCTCTGGGCCACGGGGGGTCACAAGGGCCCTGCCTCCAGTGCCCATCCCCTGTCCCCTGCCCCAGGGGGCCTATAGCAGCCCTCCTGCCCATTAGCCAAAGAGAGGTGCCTGTCTCCAGCTGGGATTTCAGTCCCTTGTTGTCTCTCCAACCCCAGGCATGTTCCTTGGTCTGAGTACAGGCACTGGGATGCTGCTTCCACCCAGTCTGCCCAGAGTTTGTGTCGATCCCTTTCAACAAGCCCCATCCTTTCCCGTTTCCTGCTTTGTCCCTGAGCAACCCAAAGGCAGGACCAGGCCCGAGGCCTGGGAAGCCAGTCTTATGAGGGGCTGGTGTGGCAGGATGAGTGGCCTGGAACAGTGACCACCGAGGACAGCCAGCAGTCGCCTGGCACCCAGGCCTGTCAGGCACCCGGAGGCCCTACCCACACTTTGCTCAGGAAGCCCGCTGCCTTGACCCTGAACCCCAcctgccttcttttcctctggcagGCGACTTCAGAATGCCCACACTGGCCTCGACCTGACTGTGCCTCAGCACCAGGAGGTGCGGGGCAAGATGATGTCTGGACACGTGGAGTACCAGATCCTGGTGGTGACCCGCCTGGCTGCGTTCAAGTCGGCCAAGCACAGGCCCGAGGATGTCGTCCAGTTCTTGGTGAGCCGGAGGCTCTGGCCAGGATGTTTCGAGGGTGCCTGGGGTCTGGGCGGGCAGACACACCTGCCCACCAGGGTTCAAGTAGCTTCCGGAGCAGGTGCTTCTCTGTCTGTTGCTTGCTCAGGGCCTGGAGTACCAGACCGTGCTAGACAGAAGGGACACGGAGTGAATCAGACGCTCTCAGTCCATGGAGAGGCAGACCTCTAAAGAGACAGATACAGATGGGGACAGGAGCACATGGGGGGCTCTGGGGGTATAGAGAAGGGGCACCTAAGTCACCCTGGGGAAACTTCTTGGAAGAGGTGATGGTTGAGCTGTGTTTTGAGGAGCAGGTGGGGCTCCGCAGAAGAGGCGAGAAGGGTGTCCTGGCAGATGACGCAGCCTGAGCAAAGGCACGGAGGCTGGAAGCAGGATGTTGAGTGGGGAACTCTGCGCAGTTGAGTGTGGTCCTGGGAGGAAGTGGGGAAGATGAAGGTGAGCGACAGGCGGGATCCAGATTGTGGAGGGTGTGCGGGAGCCTGGACTTAACCTTCAGCCAAGGAGAgttttaagcaggagagtgaCATGGGCCCTTTTGCCTTTAACCAGCCAATCTGCTGTGAGCATGGCGTTGGATTGGAAGGAACAAAACAGGTGTCAGCGACCCCAGATACATGGCCAATATGGTCATTCCCAAAGCAAGGGCTTGGAGCAGGCCATTGCGCTTGGTATGGAAGGGACAGGGAGCGTTGAAAATGTTTACGGGGTAACATGCACCACATTTGCTGACTGTTTCCACCAACTGAAATAAAGAATATGATAGAGGAGCAGATCCAGGGGGCATGTGGAGCGTGAAGTGTCCGCCCTGTGAATGGATACGTGAGGCTGGAGCTCAGTACAGGCTCAGGCCTGAAATGCAGGCTACGGTGTCATCAACTTGCAGGTGATACTAAAAATCTGGGAGTGGATGAAGTTGTTCAGAGAACAGATGTGGAAAGCAGAGAGAAGGGCTGAGAAGGAAATCCTGAGGacgccaggggttcaagactctTGGGGAGAAAGAGGAGTCTGTAGCTGAGGCAGAAAGGAGAGAACTGGATGTCTACGGAGTCACAGGAGCTAAGGGAGGAGAGAATTTCAAGAGGGTTGAGATCACACACTCATTCACTTATTATTTACCATTTGGCCTCTTGTGAAAAGGACCTGCAGCTGGAGACCAAGAGACACAGGTACAGGATTATTAGGACAAAGGTGAAATGAACTAGACCCCGCAGTACAGCGGGGAGTGACACGGGGCTAGCGTGGAGTCTCCTAGCAGCCAAGATAAAAAGGGAAACAAGTTGCATCTTTCTGGTGACCTGTTGAAAGAGACACtaaattttaagagaaatttacagcacaaatgttttttttaagagagaggatctcactctgttccccagactggagtgcagtggtgtgatcatagctcactgcagcctggaactcctgagctcaagcagtcctcctgcctcagcctcctaagtatctaggactacaggcacacgccaccatgcccagctttttgttttttatttttatttttggtagacatagtgtcttgttatgttgtccaggctggtctcaaactcctcaaactgggctcaagcaatcctcctgcctcagcctcccaaagtgctgggattacaggcatgaacccccacgcccagccacaCGATTTTAAGGGACATTCAACAATGTCATGGGAAGCGTCTAGAATAGCAATGCTGTTTTTCATTTGATTGCTTCTGTGGCCGACTCTTGGTGAGAAGCAACGTGTGATGTCAGGGGTGATTCTGGACCTGCATTGCTCTGAGAGTGGCTCTGCTTTGCAGGGCGCTTTGCAGCTCCTGGTAGTTTGACTTGACCCAGGATGGGGCTCAATGCACCCACATTTTCAGGGACAGGAGCAGAAGAGGAGAGTATTTGAGCTTGATGTTGCCGGGCACGAAGGAGGGAGCATTCTGGGAACCTTGGGCTTCAGCCCAGCCCACGTGGTTCTGTGGAGAGGGCTGGCCTTACATGTGAGGTGTACGTGAGGATGTTTTAACACCTCCATGCATCACACTAGTGCCACTTTTTCCTAGTCAGTGATGCCCACTCCCTGTGGAGTGTGTGGGTGCAGGGGCTTGTCAAACATTTGAAAGTGCCTGCAAGGGCAAAGAACTCCTTTATTCCCCATGGGATCTCAGGATGGAGCCCACAGTGACATACCCCAAGCCTGAAGTCTCTTTGATGTTTCATGATTTAACTCAAAGAATTAATGAGCATTTTGTATCTACTTAAAAGGGCGTATGTGTTTTAATATAAACATGTACTGATTTGCTGACCATGGAGTAAAAGTGGCCCCAGGAGGGGCACTGCAGTGGAGGTTGTGCAGGCTCTTGGGTGTGCCAGCAGTGCAGACACCCACAAGCTTACTAAAGTTACAGGGCTGTCTGCCCCATCctcagcagtgcctggcacacgggGGCACCAGATCAATATGAGTTCTCAACCTTGAGCTTCCTCTGCTCAGGGCCTCTTACTTGGCCTTCTGTTGTTGCTGGCGCAGGAGCCCACCCGAGAAACCCTGCCTGAACCCCTGATGGACGTGGGCCCCGGGTGGGGTGGGAGCCCAGGCCTACAGCTCCGGGATACTCACGCTGCCAGTGCACTGGAGATGGAGGTTCCCGAAGCCTGGGTGTGCTGGGTCTGTGGTCTGAGCCTGAGTGGAGCAGTTGGGCCAGCAGAGGGCGCCCAGCCCCCACCGTGGCCTGCTCTGCGGGCGGGGCTGGAGTCAGCTGCTGTTGGAGCCTGTGTTATAGCAATCGCTCTGCGAAGGGGTCCACGTGCGTTTCCCTGAGGCCTGTTTTCAGGAAAGTCTGGAGCCAGGCTCTTGTGCTGATAACAGCAAGGAGCACCTGTCCCAGATGACTCCCCACTGGAGGTTCTGAAGTCCCCTCAGCTGCCTCCTGGTATCTTGACCCTTTGCAGGCTGGGCATTCTGGGTGGTGTTGCTGGAGCCAAGGGGTGTGCTCCAGACACACCCTGCACCAAGGGATCCCCGCGAGCCAGAGGGCGTCAGATGCCCACAGCCCCTGCATGCCAGCACTCCAGTGGCACACCGTGGGCACAGCCCGGGCCTGGGAGCATAAGAATGAGTGATCCACACTTCAGTCGGGGTAGACAGGCCCAGTCTATGGGGAAAGTACAGAGGAGCTAGGAGTGAGGGTAGGTGCCAGACCGATGGTGTGTGTATACAGCAGGTGACTTTGCTGAGCACCCACAGGGTTACAGACATGGTGATGGACTGAAACCACTGTGAGGCCGAGAGCCTGCTGGGGTGTCCGTGTACAGAGTAAACATGCAGCAGGAGCTCCATGAGTGGAGGAGCGAAGACTTAGCTGCCCAGGAGCTGTGgggagaggctgaggaggcgGCGGGAGTCACCCGCTGGCCCCACGGGAAGCTGAGTGCTGCCGTCTCTGAGTCAGATGGTGTTCAAGGCCGCCTTCTGACGACAGCAAGAGTCCTGGCCTGTCTCACTCGGGTGCCTGCGTGCGAAGGTCCTGCCTGACGTGGGGCAGAGAATCAGCCTTGGAAATATCTGTCTCCACTGCTTGTGTGGGCTGGCCCGCTGAAGGCTGTGCTGGTTCACGGGAGAATGAGGTCGGTGCTGAGAACAGGTGATTCACGGCGTTGCAGGAAGATGACCTGCCAGCCGGTGAGATCACCCTCCTGATACGCAGAAAGCTGGGAATGAACGCAGTGGCCCTGATCACCTGCAGGCCAGAAGGGCTCCCTGTATCGAATCTTTTTACCTGGACCTGTGACAGTGCCCAGAATGGCACCGTTATTGCACGTTTCCTCTGGGCCACTAAGATGTTTGAATCTATCGGCCAGGAGGGTTAGGGACTGGAGCTTGAGGCCGGGAGACAGGCGGAGGGGCAGCAGACGGGCGTGCCTGGCACGCTTCCTGTGGCTGCTGGGCCTCGGGGACCCCTGTTCGGGGTGAGAAAGGAGCACTCCCTGCCACTCTTCACTCAAGAAACCACATGCTCCTCTCATTCCAGGTCTCCAAAAAGTACAGCGAGATTGAGGAGTTTTACCAGAAACTGAGCAGTCGTTATGCAGCAGCCAGCCTCCCCCCACTTCCCAGGAAGGTCCTGTTTGTTGGGGAGTCTGACATCCGGGAGAGGAGAGCCGTGTTCAATGAGATCCTGCGCTGTGTCTCCAAGGATGCCGAGTTGGCAGGCAGCCCAGAGCTGCTAGAGTTCTTAGGTACCCGAGGCTCTGCCCCATGTCCCTCAGGTCTCCCCCGCCCAGAACTAGGCCCCACTGCCCTGCCCTGGTGGGAGCATGTCCGCAGCTGCCTCTGCAGCCTGGAGGCTTCAGCCAGGCTGGTGAGGCAGGCAGCCTCACTGACATCCTTGGCTGGATGGTGGGCAGAAGGAGGCCTGCCCTTGAGGGCCTGAACGTCTGGGTGTCAGGTGGGGGCTCACACAGTGGGCATTCTCCATAGTGTGACCCCCATCCATGGCCTTCCTGGCCAGCCCCATTCCTAGAGCTTGCCCGATGCCCCCCAACCGACCATGCACAACATACAACCCCCTGACAGACACCCCACACacccctctgcctcctgccagccAGCCCTAGGGACCTTCAGTATCCCGGGAAAGCTGTGTTCTCACAGCCAGGCTGGTCACCAGCCCCTGGGGACATGTGCCTCTCACCTGTGCCCCCACAGAAAGAGTCATGGGGACAGCTCCAGGCTGAGGAATTGATCCAGCACCCTTGCCCCCAGTGGTGGAGACGTCAGGCCCTTCCCATGGGTGTCCCAGCCCTCTCTTCTCTCcgcagttttctcatctgtaaggtgGGAGTAGCTGGGCTGACAGGTCATTAAGAGAATTTACTGAGCTAACacatgcaaagtgcttagaacagagaCAACCACAAAGTAAATGGTGGCTACCATTTTACCCCACTCAGTTAGCCTTGTCAACCCAGAACCCCCGTGAAGTAGGCCCTGGTCTCACAGATGcccccagggcagggcaggtTCTCACCACGGCTGGTGCTGGACTCCCACCCCTTGACTTCTCCCCTCTTTACATCCGTCTGCTTAACTCTTTCCCAGCTACTGTGGATTTCCTAGTTCCACAAGACAGAAGGGAAGTTTTCAAAAGAAAGTTgaccataaataaaacaaatttttaaaagcgAAAGGTGGGGAAGAGAAGCAAAACTGGTGAATGCACAGGCCTAGGACTGGACAAGCTGCACAGCCCAGGTGTCCCGTGGCCATGTCGGTGCCCCTCACACGGGTCTGGGTTCTCTTCTGCCCTTGTTTCTTCCAAGATCACGACCCTTCCTTCCTTGCCTATCTCTGGGGCTGGGTAGACTGTGCCGAGAGGTTCCAGTTCAGCCATAGCTGGGAGAGATGCTCAGGATGTCCCAGGCCCTCTCTTGTGGAGAGGCAGGATAGAAACAAGCTGCTTTATGCCTCACTTTGCTCATCTGCAAGATGGACGTACAGTTGGGATCTCTCTCATAGGGCTTTTGTGATGTTTAAATGTAAGATGCTTATGACATGAAATTGAAGGTTTGGGAGATTTTGAATGGCCTTTTCACATTTGTCCGAGTAAAATAACAGAGCATCACATAATACAATATCATCATTATCACTCAGTGCATCCTGGATGCCAGACACTTAAGTTCTTTACCTACAATGTGATTTTATTAAAAGTCAGTTGTTTTAAAGATAAACTACCCAGTAAGCACTTGGATAGAGAAGAACAAGTAGTCTGAGCCCAGCTTCTCAAACTGTCTGTGACAAGGGCTAGCTCTTTTATTCCCAGCCTGTCACAGATGGATACTTTCACAAATACAAAAGCATGCTTGGGTATTGTGATGGTGGCAGGATGCTATGGAAGTTTCTGGATGCTTACTCTCGCTTTCTGTACTTACTTCATTGTGGTCACACAGGGGGCATTCTCTGTCTgaagaccacactttgagaagcgcTGATCTAAGCCAGTTTGTAATGGAGTGGTCACCGTTTGTTCTGGAATCTTCCACATGCTTACGCTGAGCACCCATCCAGTCCACAGTCCAGGTGCCCAGACTCTTGGAACAGGTCTCCATCTGCAGAGCCCCTTGCCGCGCCTCCGACTGTAAACGGTTCTGGCTGCACTGGTTCTTGTTGAATCACCCTGTGCCCTGGCTGGTTTATCCCACGGCTCACCCAGGAGGAGGGTGGGGCCATCCTTGTGCACACAGGCTCTGGGCCTTGGGTTCAGGAACCGCTGCCCCTGTCTTGCTCTGAAGCTCTCACTGGTGACCACTTCACTCCAGGCTTCCTTGGTGCCCTTCAGCCCTTGGGGGGCTGCAGCAGGCACTTGGCTGCCCCCGAAACGGAGGTCACCTTCTATCCACCCAGACTCTCCCTCCTGCTCAGGTCCCAGGAGGGACAAGTTTggtcccaggaggctgcaggAAGCCCTTGACCTCAGATCCTGGCATGGGAGGGTGCAGTGTGGCAAGATGCCTCCCCTGGCTCCGGGGTGGTTACCAAGTCCCATTTTTTCTGCCTTCCTCCACAGGTACCAGATCCCCAGGGGCTGCAGGGCTCACCAGCAGAGATTCCTCTGTCCTGGACGGCACAGCCAGCCAGACCGGGAATGATGAAGAGGCTTTCGACTTTTTTGAGCAGCAAGACCAAGTGGCGGAAGAGGGTCCTCCTATCCAGGGCCTGAAGGGCGAGGATGCTGAGGAAtccttggaggaggaggaggcgctGGACCCTCTGGGCATTATGCGGTTGGTCTCCCGTTGTCGAGAGGGTCCCTTTGGTGTATTCCAGGCTTTCTGGAGATGACATCCCCCTtccctggaatctgagaaaagccCTGAGCATCCCAGGTCGCCCCCTCACAAGCATCTGGGCCACGAGGCCTTGGCCTGGTGTGCTTGGGGGAACCAGCTCTCTGTGTGCCCTTGGTGGTGTCCATGTCTCTGGGGCTGGGCTTAGGTATCGCCTCCTTGCCTGGGTCACAGGATGTCCTCCGCTTGTGGCTCTGCACTGAGGCTTGGCAGAGGCTCCCCGTGACAGCTCAGTAGTGCAGGCTGCGGCCCTGTCCGGCTAGTGTGGGAGGACTGGGTGCTCCTTCCAGCTGCAGAACTCGCAGAGGTAGCTGCAGCTCTGGGCCTGCATCATCTGCATAGCAGGAGCATTCACCTTGGCCCTGCCTCCACACAGGGCCGTTCACCAGCCGTGGATCTCTGGCCATTTACAATCTCTTTTCTTCGGTTTTCTTCAGTGAAAATGGGCTCATGGTCGTACCAACCTCTTAGGGCTCCTGTGAAGATGAACTGAGTTATGTAACTTTAGCAATTAGCTATCATCCTGGCCCCATCTTTCAATGGAATCAGACCAGGCCAGGGGTGCTGTTCTTCCCGCTCTCTACCACAACGAATGTCTCTTAGCCGTTTACTGAAGTCCTCAGACGCCAGATGAGTGAGTCCTTTGTTGTAGGTCCTGCCCCAGAAAGGAATTAGAGCCCAGTAGAAACTAGGCAGAGGCAAGTTCAGCTTCATCAGCATGCAGAATTCTGTCCTAAAATCACAGCCCACTCTGGAAAGGCCTTCTTCGTGGGGAGGGTTATGGAAGGGTGGGCTGCAGGGTGGCCATGAGACCAGCGTCCAGGGGTGAGGATTCACACTGGAAAAGGGTGCACAGCGCTCGGGGAGCTGCAGCAGAAACAGGCCCCGGAGCCAGGATCCTGCAGCACCTAGGCACAGTAAGTGCCCTGCAGTCACCCCTCCTGGCCCTCCGTGGCTGGCCTTGTCCTTGAGTGGGGTCGGCGGCCCTGAGGGAGAGGCAGCCAGAGTAGCGGGTGATGTGGGGACAAGCCTGTAATAGTCACTCCTTATCAGCCTGGCCCAACCCTGCAGGCCTTTCTTGGGCTTTATTTTGGTAAGGGTGAGGCTTTGTTTGAACTCACATTCTCTGTTGTTCTGAGTAACCACACGTAGTGCCAAACCAAGATGGACTTTGGTTGTCTGTGCCAGCCTTTGGCAGAAGAACACACTTAGCAGAGCGGCTCCTTTTTTGGGTAGGAAAATGCTCTTTGGGGCTGGCAAGTGCTGCCTTGAACTTCCTACTTACTTCATTAGCAGACTGTCAGGGGAGATGTGTCAGCTGTCCTGGGACCCCTTGGTTGGGGGGGGccagccccctccccagctcTGTACTCTGGGGTCCTCGCCCCTGAATCCTGGGAAAGCTTAGCACCTAAGAGTAATCCCGCTGGCTCAAGACCCTCTTCTGCTGGGCTTGCTTTTTAAGGACCCGTGTGACAAGGTGCTGGTGAATCAGCGTTATCACCTCTGGCAGAAATAAGAAGTAACATTTTTTGAGAGTTTATGAAATGCTGGGGGAACTAAGTTAGCATTTGCCTACATGATCTCATTATATCTGTTAAGACAGGATTTCTGAAACTGCTTGCTACAACCCATAGTAAAAACTATATTATATGCTATGACCCAGGACACACATGTATAAACATCCCATAAAACTGAAGCAAAAGTTCCCAGAACTCATACAAAACCTTACTAAGTGTATCGTACTcggatattttctattctttttcaatGTTTGGAAAGGTCATGACTCACCAAACTGCTTTCAGGATCCACTGTGAGCACAGGTCAAGAAACGGAGCCCTGGAGGCCTGCACTGGCATCAGCCTCTTCTGTGTGGTGGGAAACTCAGATTCAGGGTCAGGTGGTTCGTCCACGTTCCTGCAGCCTGCAGATAGCAGAGCCAGGACCCCACGCCATCTCCAGTCCAGTCTTTAtcagcctgggaggtgggcagggccCCAGGATTATCCCcctttcacagatgggaaaatcGAGAAAGGAGTTCAGCAGGATCTTGGCCTGAGCCGTGTGTGTGGCAGAGCCGTGCCTTGAGGTTGGGTTTCCACCTCGGCCTTTCACAGACACCCAGCTGGGCTTGTTGATCTCTCTTGGTGCCACCCACCTGCCCTTTGGTGGGGGACTTTCTGTTCTTCTCAGGGGGCTATTTGTGCACCCCTCTCCCTCCCGTGCCCTTGGTTCCTGTGCAAGTGCAACAGCCCCCGTTTCCCAGCTTGCCCTGCCCCATGTGTGGACTTAGCTCTGGGCGCTCCTGGAGCAGCCACCATTTCCCTGCAACCAGCCTCGGTCCTTCCCCACCGTGGCCGCGGCGAGGCGCTGCTGCTCTGCTGAAGGGCTGCTCCACTGCAGGGCTGCTGGGAGGGTGGGAGTCGCCAGCACAAAGCCGGAGCCCAGGCCGGCCTGGCTTTTCTTTGTCTTGTAAACCTGGTTTTGGTTAGGGACAAGAGAGCGTTATTACACCGTTAGAGAGCGCTTAAAGACAGAAAAAACCCTCACCTCGGCCCATCCCGACACCACCGCTCTCCCCTTCTGCTGGGGCTCTCGTCTGACCCCGTCCCAGCGCCATCCATGCAACTGCAGGCACAGTGCACGCGCCTTTTCGTACTCTGCTTTTTCACCCCTATGGTCTGTCCCGATTGCTGCTCCATGTCGCCCCCGTTTTGTATTTAACTTTCTATTTTAGAGATGTCACGGTGCTGAGAAAATTGACATTCTACCCTAATAGTTCTGCCTTATGCTGGAAATCCTCTGCGGGAAACATTTTGCATTGTGACTCAAATAATACACAATTAGTATAGAAAAATTGCAAACACAGATGAAATTCCTTTCCCTGTGAATTTTTGAATGCATCTTTGAATATTCACATCTTACTGCCAAAATGAGATTGTCTTATGTGCcattctggaattttcttttttccagtttaCACGTTCTAGGTCCTTCCAGATCAATAGCTGcgctctccctccttcctctgctgGTTTCTCAGCTCGATGGGCTGTAAGTGGCATTGCCAGGCCCCTGCTTGTGAACATGCTGGGGTTTTCTGTAGGTTTTTGCTATTGTAGGCAATAACTTGAGGAACTTCTACATATACAACGCTTTTATTCTATGGAGCCTTCCCCTATATATGTGCCCCACCCAGAGCAGGGCCCCTGAAGCTGCTTCTGGGGACTTTGGGGTACCATTCCAGTAAAGGGTTCTCCAAGGGCTGAAGCCCCTCGTTGGGAGTGCCCCTGTGCTTTTCTAagccctgcccccgccccaggGCCCACTCCTCCCATCTCTTCTTTGGCACACAGAGACCCCCTGCAGGCCCTGGGTCCCTGAGGACTCACAGCGTCTGGTGGGACAGGCTGGCTCCTGTATGAACAAATGCACCTGCCTTCGAGGCTGGGCTTCCCAGACTCCTTGGAAGGGGGAGCCCACACCCGGGTCTCCATGCTGTGGCCTCCGTGGTGAAGCTGAATGTTTCTCTGGAAGGCCATGttttatgataattttttaatatggatTTTGCTTCATCTTGCATAAAAGAACCACATGtattttagtataaaaataatatcttacCCTCCATATTTGGATGAAATCACTTCTCCGGGATGATTCTGTGGTTTTGAATGCTGGCACATTACCAGGTGCTCCCAGATTCGCTAACCCAAGATTCAGCAGCAAGATGGTCCCCTAAGGTGAGCCGTGGAGGGGAGCTCTGTGGGGACAGCAGGGCCTCAGCCCCACCTCCTTAGGTGCCCTGGAGCTGCTCCCCCAAGGGTGCCTCTTGCCAAATATCCCGACCACTGCACAAGGGCTTGGCACCTCTTTATTCATTCCAGCCTGAGCCTGGGCACCCAGGGCTCCCCTGATGCCACCAGCGCAGCAGAGACCACCTAGGGATTCTGGGCCACTGAAAgcttgggagagagagagattccagGCCCCCCTCAGATCTGGGTAGGTCCCccagaatctgtgttttaacaagctcttGAGTTGGTTCTGCAAGCTCCTATTTGAGAATTCCCAGAAACCAAACTCCAGTAAAGTGTTGGAAATGCCAGAGAGGAAACAGGCGTGGAGAGCGGCAGGTTAGCCATCACCACAATTCCCCGTCCACAGTGGGCTGAGGACAGGGCGTGTCCGGAAGGCACTTCCGGTACTGACTactccccagctcctcctgctggGGCTGGGCTTTCCCTCGTCTGCTGGCCCACCTGCTGGAGGAGTTCTCTGCGGTGCCATCCTGGGGTTCATGTGGGGGCCATGAGCCAGGATGGCTGGGCCTGACCTCACCCTGCACCTGTACAGCTCTTAGCCCTGGCCTGGCTGGGGACCCAAAGCCATAAGGAAAGGAGGAGGCAGATGCCACAGCCGCCCTGCAGCATCACGCAGGTGGCACTCCACCCAGGCTGTCACAGTGACCACAGCAGCACAGTGTGCATGCCAACTGCATTTCCCCATCCAGATTACTGcctggcagggcgcagtggctcatgcctgtaatcccagcactttgagcagccgaggtgggcagattacttaagattaggagttcaagaccagcctggccaacatagtgaaaccctgtctgtactaaaaatacaaaaattaactgggtgtggcagggcatgcctgtaatcccagctacttgggaggctgaggcaggagaattgcttgaacccgggagggagaggttgcagtgagctgagattatgccactgcactgcagcctgggcgactgagtgagactccgtcccaaaaacaagataaaacaaagcaaaaaccaaccaaacaaaaaaatagattgTTGCACAAAGTCCTGCCTGAATAAACGGGCTGTTAGGAACAACAGATGTACCAGTGGTTTCTGCTTGTTAAATTCAGTAGCATAACCTTTGGCTCAAGAGAAATATCATCCAGAATCCCAGCACATAAAACAGGCTGAAGTAGGATTTCCCCTGGTTGGGACAAGTGAGGACTGAATCTTtgtccctccagcctcagccccactTCCTGGGGTAGCCCTGGGCAGCTTTGCAGAAGGCGAGGGCCCCTTAGAGTATGGTTTGACAGTGCGTGGGACAGCTGGAAACCCCACACAACCCCAGGATGTGTGGCTACTCCAAGAGCAGGGTTAGAGATGGGCAGTCCCAGGTTTAAATCCCctttctgccacttactagctggtaGACACCGAGTGTGTTGCTGtacttctctgagcctgtctCTTTGTAGAATGGGGGTAAAGTAGAGGCCCAGTGGCTGaaaggataaaatgagatgaagCACTACAGGAAAATTCCTTTGTAAAAATGTACTATTCTAGATTTACTTTGCTCTAAAGAGGTCTTTGTGTATTTAAATAACAGTTGAAATATGAAAAGGCAGCTTTTCCACTTCCTATAGTTGTTATGCAAATATCAGGACCCTGTGATGTGCATACTATAACTTTACCTCCCTCCAGGAGCGCCGGTACACCTGCCACCTGTTACAGCTTCCTAGAGCAGGTGATTCTGGAGGTGGGGCAGCCCCTGGCCCTGGCGGAAGGAGCCTGCTTATCTGAATCCTTAGTGGGATTCAGTGGTTGCTTGGTTCCTTGAGAGAGAGAAATCTGGGAGGTCATActtgcgattctcctgcctcaggctcccccaGGACTCGTTGTGGCAAGTTCTGGCAAGTAGCAACACTCTTAGGATGACAGCGTCTTTACACTCTGAGGACTGCAGATCAGATCCAGGCTCTGTTGTGACAACTGAGGAACCTTCCCAGGATCACACAGGAAGGCATGAGAGCAAGAGCTGGGGGTCTCCTGACTGCTGGCCCAGGACTTTTCCCTTTGTCCCCAGTCCAACACCTGTGCTTCTCAGCCCTCACCTGTTCGCTCTTGTTTTTTGATGCCATGGGTGACGGGCATTCCCCACTGCAAGGACAGCAGCTGCCTGCTGGTCGTGTCACCATTTGGAGTGGATCGGGGGCATAGGAGTGCTCACGTGAGAACCAACAATGGTTGTTTGCTCAGAGCTTACCGCGACCAGGGAGGTATCGGCCACCATCACCTGCATTTG is a genomic window containing:
- the HS1BP3 gene encoding HCLS1-binding protein 3 isoform X1 is translated as MHSPAVLVTSRRLQNAHTGLDLTVPQHQEVRGKMMSGHVEYQILVVTRLAAFKSAKHRPEDVVQFLVSKKYSEIEEFYQKLSSRYAAASLPPLPRKVLFVGESDIRERRAVFNEILRCVSKDAELAGSPELLEFLGTRSPGAAGLTSRDSSVLDGTASQTGNDEEAFDFFEQQDQVAEEGPPIQGLKGEDAEESLEEEEALDPLGIMRSKKPKKHPKVAMKAKPSPRLTIFDEEVDPDQGLFGPGRKQFPQGPSEDVSSMDPLKLFDDPDLGGAVPLGDSLLLPAACESGGPTPRLGHRDASKELFRVEEDLDQILNLGAEPKPKPQPKPKPPVAAKPAIPRKPAVPRKAGLAEAVAGQQKPQEQIQAMDEMDILQYIRDHDTPAQAAPSLF
- the HS1BP3 gene encoding HCLS1-binding protein 3 isoform X3 codes for the protein MHSPAVLVTSRRLQNAHTGLDLTVPQHQEVRGKMMSGHVEYQILVVTRLAAFKSAKHRPEDVVQFLVSKKYSEIEEFYQKLSSRYAAASLPPLPRKVLFVGESDIRERRAVFNEILRCVSKDAELAGSPELLEFLGTRSPGAAGLTSRDSSVLDGTASQTGNDEEAFDFFEQQDQVAEEGPPIQGLKGEDAEESLEEEEALDPLGIMRSKKPKKHPKVAMKAKPSPRLTIFDEEVDPDQGLFGPGRKQFPQGPSEDVSSMDPLKLFDDPDLGGAVPLGDSLLLPAACESGGPTPRLGHRDASKELFR